One Tissierellales bacterium DNA window includes the following coding sequences:
- a CDS encoding Rrf2 family transcriptional regulator yields MKLSTKGKYGLKAMFELAVRYGQKPVSLTIIAENQNISLNYLEQLISKLKKENLVKSYRGAHGGYTLAKPPEDISVSTILNCLEGGIVLSECLEGDGHVCENVNSCVTRPIWEKINESINEIIENMTLADMVNDHKKNKE; encoded by the coding sequence TTGAAACTTTCAACAAAAGGAAAATACGGTCTGAAAGCTATGTTTGAATTAGCAGTTCGATATGGTCAAAAACCAGTATCACTTACTATTATAGCAGAAAATCAAAACATTTCACTAAATTATTTAGAACAATTAATTTCAAAGTTAAAAAAAGAAAATTTGGTGAAAAGTTATAGAGGTGCTCATGGAGGATACACATTGGCAAAACCACCAGAAGATATTTCTGTAAGTACAATACTTAATTGTTTAGAGGGTGGTATAGTTTTATCTGAATGTCTTGAAGGTGATGGACATGTATGTGAGAATGTTAACTCATGTGTTACTAGACCGATTTGGGAAAAGATTAATGAAAGCATTAATGAAATTATAGAAAATATGACTTTGGCAGATATGGTCAATGATCACAAAAAAAATAAAGAATAA
- the nifS gene encoding cysteine desulfurase NifS: MKRIYMDHAATTPVRKDVLDTMMPYFTEKFGNASSIYVGTGQEARIALDESREKIASILNVNAKEVYFTSGGSEADNWAIKGIAFANKNKGNHIITSKVEHHAILHTCEYLEKHGFEVTYVDVDSDGLVNPKDIEAAIKENTILISVMYANNEVGTIQPIKEIAEIAKKHKIYCHTDAVQALGNLKVDFKELGVDAASMSAHKVYGPKGVGALYLRRGVKIDNLIHGGAQEFRKRATTENVAGIVGFAKALEIAYETLDKHVEHLEKMRERLIEQIEANIPYVKLNGHRTKRLPGNVNFSIEYIEGEAILLSLDMMGIIASSGSACTSGSLDPSHVLLAMGLPHEIAHGSLRLSLGESNSIEDIDYTVEELAKIVKRLRDMSPLYEGK; encoded by the coding sequence ATGAAACGAATTTATATGGATCACGCAGCTACAACGCCTGTTAGGAAAGATGTATTGGATACAATGATGCCATATTTTACAGAGAAGTTTGGCAATGCATCTAGTATTTATGTAGGAACTGGACAAGAAGCAAGAATTGCATTGGATGAATCCCGTGAAAAAATAGCTTCAATATTGAATGTAAATGCAAAGGAAGTATATTTCACTAGTGGTGGCTCAGAAGCTGATAACTGGGCGATAAAAGGAATTGCCTTTGCAAATAAGAATAAAGGAAATCATATAATAACCTCGAAAGTAGAGCATCATGCGATATTGCACACTTGTGAGTACCTTGAAAAACATGGATTCGAAGTGACATATGTAGATGTAGATTCAGACGGATTAGTTAATCCTAAAGATATTGAAGCAGCTATAAAAGAGAATACAATATTGATTTCTGTTATGTATGCAAACAACGAAGTAGGAACTATACAGCCTATAAAAGAAATTGCAGAGATAGCAAAGAAACACAAGATATATTGTCATACAGATGCAGTACAAGCTTTAGGAAACTTAAAAGTTGACTTTAAGGAGCTTGGTGTTGATGCGGCATCTATGTCGGCACATAAAGTTTACGGCCCAAAAGGTGTAGGAGCATTATATCTTAGACGGGGAGTTAAAATTGACAATTTGATTCATGGAGGAGCTCAGGAATTTAGAAAACGAGCAACTACAGAGAATGTTGCAGGTATTGTTGGTTTTGCAAAAGCTTTAGAAATTGCGTATGAAACATTAGATAAACATGTTGAACATTTAGAAAAAATGAGAGAAAGACTTATAGAGCAGATAGAAGCTAATATTCCTTATGTTAAGTTGAATGGACATAGAACGAAGAGACTTCCTGGAAACGTAAATTTCTCTATAGAGTATATTGAAGGTGAAGCTATATTGCTTAGTTTAGATATGATGGGGATAATAGCATCTAGTGGCTCAGCTTGTACATCAGGTTCGCTAGATCCATCTCATGTACTTCTTGCAATGGGATTACCTCACGAAATAGCTCATGGATCTTTGAGATTATCACTAGGGGAATCGAATTCTATTGAAGATATAGATTATACTGTTGAAGAATTAGCAAAAATAGTAAAAAGACTTAGAGACATGTCACCATTATATGAAGGAAAGTAG
- the nifU gene encoding Fe-S cluster assembly scaffold protein NifU, translated as MMYSKKVMEHFQNPRNVGEIENADGIGEVGNAQCGDIMKMFIKVEDNIIVDVKFKTFGCGSAIATSSMATEMVKGKTIEEALKLTNKAVAEALDGLPPVKMHCSVLAEDALKAALYDYATKNNLDIPGLEDFKPREHDHGDEHEH; from the coding sequence ATTATGTATTCAAAGAAAGTAATGGAACATTTTCAAAATCCGAGAAATGTTGGAGAAATAGAAAATGCAGATGGTATAGGTGAAGTTGGAAATGCACAATGTGGCGATATAATGAAAATGTTTATAAAAGTAGAAGATAATATTATAGTTGATGTGAAATTCAAGACTTTTGGATGTGGAAGTGCTATAGCAACATCAAGTATGGCTACTGAGATGGTAAAGGGAAAAACGATAGAAGAAGCGCTTAAACTTACAAATAAAGCTGTGGCAGAAGCTTTAGATGGATTGCCACCGGTGAAAATGCATTGTTCGGTACTTGCAGAAGATGCGTTAAAAGCTGCACTTTATGACTATGCTACAAAGAACAATCTAGATATTCCAGGGCTTGAAGATTTTAAGCCAAGAGAGCATGATCACGGAGATGAGCACGAGCATTAA
- the alaS gene encoding alanine--tRNA ligase, with protein MKKMGIHEIRKEFLDFFESKGHLVHASYPLVPPANDKSLLLINAGMAPLKPYFLKLEEPPKHRMTTCQKCIRTGDIDNVGKTDRHGTFFEMLGNFSFQDYFKKEAVTWAWEFMTEHMGVPSEKLWVSVYENDDDAAEFWENEVGVPKNRIVRLGKEDNFWELTLGPCGPCSEIYIDRGAERGCGDPDCKPGCECDRFVEVWNLVFSEFDKDENGNYNKLAEPNIDTGMGLERMAVVMNDANNIFEVEPISTILHKVEEVSDFNYGDKPSTDVSIRIITDHARAMTFLIADGVLPSNEGRGYVLRRIIRRAHQHGKQLGISVNFLPEIIDVVVDNWGDYYPEIQEKRDQIKKIVLLEEEKFNETIEQGNQILDKHLNQMMLEGTKTLGGHDAFKLYDTYGFPLELTLEILAERGFDVDIDSFKEEMKKQKNRARQARLEGGNDAWDKDSLDFLDIEKIIETIFKGYEEEELDAEVVTMISDNRDVKKMNAGDKGIMILDASPFYAESGGQIGDSGVIEKDGLKIKVTDTQKGPKGLRLHYITVEEGAVSLGDKVLAKVETSRRKDIARNHSCTHLLHQALKDTLGEHVQQKGSLVTENRLRFDFSHFEGMTMDEIKIVEKKVNDRIFESLPVYIKEMAIDEARAMGAQALFGEKYGDTVRVVKMGDYSIELCGGTHVLNTNDIGIFKILTEAGISSGVRRIEAVTGREVYNYLSKLEGEINTVANTIKSARHDVVTRAESLVEEAKASKKEVERLTSKLLTAKANDLFNDTKEISGANVLVKQLEGVDMNAMREIGDKAKDKLGSVIVVLGTANGDKVNFMVSATDDLVKRGAHAGNLIREIAKIAGGGGGGRPNMAQAGGKDASKLAEALDAAYSLIEGQLK; from the coding sequence ATGAAGAAAATGGGAATTCACGAAATAAGAAAAGAATTTTTAGACTTTTTTGAGAGTAAAGGACATTTGGTTCACGCAAGTTATCCATTGGTTCCACCAGCAAATGACAAAAGTTTATTGTTGATAAATGCAGGAATGGCTCCACTTAAGCCATATTTTTTAAAACTAGAGGAGCCGCCAAAACACAGAATGACTACTTGTCAGAAATGTATAAGAACTGGCGATATTGACAATGTTGGTAAAACAGATAGACATGGAACGTTTTTTGAGATGCTTGGAAACTTTTCTTTCCAAGATTATTTTAAAAAAGAAGCTGTAACTTGGGCTTGGGAATTTATGACAGAACATATGGGAGTGCCATCTGAAAAGCTTTGGGTTTCTGTATATGAGAATGATGATGATGCCGCTGAATTTTGGGAAAATGAAGTTGGAGTTCCTAAAAATAGAATTGTAAGACTTGGTAAGGAAGATAATTTCTGGGAGCTTACGCTTGGTCCATGTGGTCCGTGCTCTGAAATATATATCGACAGAGGTGCTGAGAGAGGCTGTGGTGATCCTGATTGTAAGCCAGGATGTGAATGCGATAGATTTGTTGAAGTTTGGAATCTTGTGTTTTCAGAATTTGATAAAGACGAGAATGGAAATTATAATAAATTAGCTGAGCCAAATATAGATACTGGAATGGGTCTTGAACGTATGGCAGTAGTTATGAATGATGCTAATAATATTTTTGAAGTAGAACCTATATCTACTATACTTCATAAAGTTGAAGAAGTGAGTGATTTCAATTATGGAGACAAACCAAGTACGGATGTTTCTATAAGAATAATTACAGACCATGCAAGAGCTATGACGTTCTTAATAGCCGATGGTGTATTGCCAAGTAATGAGGGCAGAGGATATGTTTTAAGAAGAATTATAAGAAGAGCACATCAGCATGGCAAGCAGCTTGGAATTAGCGTTAACTTCTTACCAGAAATCATAGATGTTGTAGTGGATAATTGGGGAGATTACTACCCAGAGATACAAGAAAAAAGAGATCAAATCAAGAAGATAGTATTGCTTGAGGAAGAGAAGTTTAACGAAACAATTGAACAAGGAAATCAAATATTAGACAAACACTTGAATCAAATGATGCTTGAGGGAACAAAAACTCTTGGCGGTCATGATGCATTTAAATTGTATGATACTTATGGATTCCCATTGGAGCTTACTCTTGAAATATTGGCAGAAAGAGGATTTGATGTTGATATAGACAGTTTTAAAGAAGAGATGAAAAAGCAAAAAAACAGAGCGCGTCAAGCTAGACTTGAAGGCGGAAACGATGCTTGGGATAAGGATTCTTTGGATTTCTTGGATATAGAAAAAATTATTGAAACAATATTTAAAGGGTATGAAGAGGAAGAACTTGATGCAGAAGTAGTTACTATGATATCAGATAATAGAGATGTCAAAAAAATGAATGCTGGAGACAAAGGCATAATGATACTTGATGCATCACCATTTTATGCAGAAAGTGGTGGACAGATTGGTGATAGTGGTGTAATCGAAAAAGATGGATTGAAGATAAAGGTTACAGACACGCAAAAAGGACCAAAGGGTCTAAGATTACACTATATTACAGTTGAAGAAGGTGCTGTATCATTAGGAGATAAAGTTTTGGCTAAAGTTGAAACATCTAGAAGAAAAGATATAGCTAGAAATCACAGTTGTACTCACTTGTTGCATCAGGCATTAAAAGATACATTAGGAGAGCATGTACAACAAAAGGGTTCTTTAGTAACGGAAAATAGACTTAGATTTGATTTTAGTCATTTTGAAGGAATGACAATGGATGAAATTAAAATAGTAGAGAAGAAAGTTAATGATAGAATTTTTGAAAGTTTGCCGGTATATATCAAAGAAATGGCCATTGATGAGGCTAGAGCAATGGGTGCACAAGCTTTATTTGGCGAAAAATATGGCGATACTGTTCGTGTTGTTAAAATGGGAGACTATAGTATAGAACTTTGTGGTGGAACTCATGTTCTGAATACAAATGACATTGGAATATTTAAAATATTGACTGAAGCTGGTATATCATCAGGTGTAAGAAGAATAGAAGCTGTTACAGGTAGAGAAGTTTACAATTATTTATCTAAATTGGAAGGTGAAATAAATACTGTAGCTAATACTATCAAAAGTGCTAGGCATGATGTTGTAACTAGAGCGGAGAGTTTAGTAGAGGAAGCAAAAGCATCAAAGAAAGAAGTTGAAAGACTTACTAGCAAGCTCTTAACTGCTAAGGCTAATGATTTGTTTAACGATACCAAAGAGATATCTGGAGCAAATGTTTTGGTAAAACAATTAGAAGGTGTTGATATGAATGCAATGCGAGAAATTGGTGACAAAGCTAAAGATAAATTGGGATCAGTAATAGTTGTCTTAGGAACAGCTAATGGTGATAAGGTAAACTTTATGGTTAGCGCAACAGATGATTTAGTTAAAAGAGGAGCTCATGCAGGTAATTTAATTAGAGAAATTGCTAAAATTGCAGGAGGTGGCGGTGGTGGCCGTCCAAATATGGCACAAGCTGGCGGAAAGGATGCAAGTAAGTTGGCGGAAGCATTAGATGCTGCATATTCATTAATAGAAGGACAATTGAAATAA
- a CDS encoding IreB family regulatory phosphoprotein translates to MRFKVENENDNEARDIILNVYKALDEKGYNPINQIVGYILSGDPTYITSHNNARGLIRRLERDEIIEELLKYYLKGEAN, encoded by the coding sequence ATGAGATTTAAAGTTGAAAATGAGAATGATAACGAAGCTAGAGACATTATTTTGAATGTCTATAAAGCATTAGACGAAAAAGGCTATAATCCAATTAATCAGATCGTAGGTTATATTTTATCTGGGGATCCTACGTATATTACAAGTCACAATAATGCTAGAGGACTTATCAGAAGACTAGAACGTGATGAAATTATCGAGGAACTTCTCAAATATTATTTAAAAGGTGAGGCAAATTAA
- a CDS encoding aldo/keto reductase, whose protein sequence is MELSQVDLGNTGIKVSKICYGALTMSPLQMDFSFERGAELLYYAFQKGINFLDTADYYDNYGHIREFLKQIPSRENYVIGTKSYAYSTETAKQTLDRALNEMQTDYVDLFLLHEQESDATIRGHYEAIEYLLRKKEEGLIRAVGISTHFIEAVNASIDYPELEVVMPIINRSGIGIVDGSRLEMEQAIASAKGSGKAIYAMKPFGGGHLISDAVNSFNYVNDLKTIDSIAIGMQSEAEIDANCQLINLGYIEDETFSRLDLKSRKLHIADWCIGCGNCVKACQQNALKLINQKAIVDENKCVKCGYCARRCPEFCIKVY, encoded by the coding sequence TTGGAATTATCACAAGTGGATCTTGGAAATACTGGAATAAAAGTATCGAAGATTTGTTATGGAGCTCTAACTATGAGCCCTTTGCAAATGGATTTTTCATTTGAGAGGGGAGCAGAGCTCCTCTATTATGCTTTTCAAAAGGGGATAAATTTTTTAGATACTGCGGATTATTACGATAATTATGGTCATATTAGAGAATTTCTAAAACAAATTCCTAGTAGAGAAAATTATGTAATAGGTACTAAATCTTATGCTTATTCGACTGAAACGGCAAAGCAAACTTTAGATAGAGCCTTAAACGAAATGCAAACAGATTATGTTGATTTATTTTTGCTTCATGAACAGGAAAGTGATGCAACTATTAGAGGTCACTATGAAGCGATTGAGTATTTATTGAGAAAAAAAGAAGAAGGGCTAATTAGAGCGGTTGGGATATCTACTCATTTTATTGAGGCGGTAAATGCGAGTATCGATTATCCAGAACTGGAAGTTGTTATGCCCATAATAAATAGAAGTGGTATCGGTATAGTTGATGGTAGTAGGTTGGAAATGGAGCAAGCAATAGCAAGTGCTAAGGGTTCAGGAAAGGCTATCTATGCTATGAAACCCTTTGGTGGAGGGCATTTAATTAGTGATGCTGTGAATTCTTTTAATTACGTTAATGATTTAAAAACAATAGATTCAATTGCTATTGGGATGCAAAGTGAGGCTGAAATAGATGCTAACTGTCAATTGATTAATTTGGGATATATTGAAGATGAAACGTTTTCAAGATTAGACTTGAAATCAAGGAAATTACATATTGCAGATTGGTGTATTGGTTGTGGAAATTGTGTAAAAGCGTGTCAGCAAAATGCACTTAAATTGATTAATCAGAAGGCAATAGTAGACGAGAATAAGTGTGTCAAGTGTGGTTACTGTGCTAGGAGATGTCCTGAGTTTTGTATTAAAGTGTACTAG
- the ruvX gene encoding Holliday junction resolvase RuvX gives MIRYIGLDVGNRTIGVAISDLLGMTAQGITTIKRKSWDKDFQALREIIEEYGVQKAVVGLPKNMNNTLGPQGEKTIKFAEKFEKVFGLEIIYQDERMTSIAAERTLISADVSRKKRKEVIDKLAAVHILQTFLDRQS, from the coding sequence ATGATAAGATATATTGGATTAGATGTTGGAAATCGTACAATTGGAGTGGCGATAAGCGATTTACTTGGGATGACAGCTCAGGGGATTACAACCATAAAGCGTAAGAGCTGGGATAAAGATTTTCAGGCGCTAAGAGAAATTATAGAGGAATACGGCGTTCAAAAAGCTGTTGTAGGCTTGCCGAAAAATATGAATAATACTTTAGGTCCTCAAGGCGAAAAGACAATAAAATTTGCTGAAAAATTTGAAAAGGTTTTTGGATTAGAGATTATTTATCAGGATGAAAGAATGACATCTATTGCGGCAGAGCGAACTTTAATTAGTGCAGATGTTAGTAGAAAAAAAAGAAAAGAAGTCATAGATAAATTAGCTGCAGTTCATATACTACAGACTTTTTTAGATAGACAATCATAG
- a CDS encoding DUF1292 domain-containing protein — MEYYKFVDDQNVEHEFEIIEVFMYGEQKYAIVQEKGEEDALLMRYREKGEEMFLDVIESDQEFEEVRDAYAEDNN; from the coding sequence ATGGAGTATTATAAATTTGTAGACGATCAAAATGTTGAGCATGAGTTTGAAATAATTGAAGTTTTTATGTATGGAGAGCAGAAATATGCAATCGTACAGGAAAAGGGAGAGGAAGATGCTCTTCTTATGAGATATAGAGAAAAAGGTGAAGAGATGTTCTTAGATGTAATAGAGAGCGATCAAGAGTTTGAAGAAGTAAGAGACGCATATGCAGAGGACAACAATTAG
- a CDS encoding transcriptional repressor — translation MNLVENLKETLKKREYKLTTQRKIIFDVFVENDDAHLSPEEIYDIVKDNHPEIGLATVYRTLQIFDEIGIVKKMNFNDGCSRYELMDEDESEHHCHLICTKCSRVIEIDDKDLENISDVIENEEEYAIKEYNIKFFGVCKECSE, via the coding sequence ATGAATTTGGTAGAAAATTTAAAAGAAACATTGAAAAAACGAGAATATAAATTGACAACACAAAGAAAGATTATCTTTGATGTTTTTGTAGAGAATGATGATGCTCATTTGAGCCCAGAAGAAATATATGATATTGTGAAGGATAATCATCCGGAAATTGGATTAGCCACAGTATACCGAACTTTGCAGATTTTTGATGAAATTGGAATTGTTAAAAAGATGAACTTTAATGATGGGTGCAGTAGATATGAATTGATGGATGAAGATGAGTCAGAGCACCATTGCCATTTGATTTGTACTAAGTGTTCTCGCGTCATTGAAATAGATGATAAAGATTTAGAGAATATATCTGATGTTATAGAAAATGAAGAAGAGTATGCAATAAAAGAATATAATATAAAATTTTTTGGAGTATGCAAGGAATGCTCTGAGTAA
- a CDS encoding ribonuclease J: MASKPAALKVIPLGGLEEIGKNITVFEYKNDIVIIDCGMSFPEDEMLGIDVVIPDISYLVKNKDKIRGVLLTHGHEDHIGAIPYLLQKLDVPIYGTKLTLGLVELKLVERGLKNVSLNVVKSGDKIRLGCFNIDFIGTNHSIPDSVAIAINTPVGTVVHTGDFKIDYTPIIGGRTDFHKLAEIGKKGVLLMMADSTNVERQGYTMSEKTVGNTLQEMFATAKQRIIVATFASNVHRVQQIIDAAVKYERKVVISGRSMVNVAKVAGELGYLDVPEGTIIDINEMKRYNDDQIVVITTGSQGEPMSALSRLAASMHRKMELVPGDLVIISASPIPGNQKAVSKVINQLFKKGAEVIYDELADIHVSGHACQEELKMMHALLSPKFFMPVHGEFRHLKRHAQLAEELGMKKNNVFIGKNGSVLELTRHKGRFSGYVNSGNVLVDGLGVGDVGNIVLRDRKHLSEDGLMVVVVTMENGKVVAGPDIVSRGFVYVRESEDLIDEARKVVRKALEDCEEKNITDWTTLKGSIRDSLKNFIYGKMQRNPMILPIIMEI, translated from the coding sequence ATGGCATCAAAGCCAGCTGCTTTAAAGGTCATACCATTAGGCGGGCTGGAAGAAATCGGAAAGAATATTACCGTATTTGAGTACAAGAATGATATCGTTATCATTGATTGTGGAATGAGTTTTCCGGAAGATGAGATGTTAGGAATTGACGTAGTTATTCCTGATATTTCATATCTGGTGAAAAACAAAGACAAGATAAGAGGGGTACTTTTAACTCATGGTCATGAGGATCATATAGGTGCAATTCCTTACTTGTTGCAAAAATTGGATGTTCCAATTTATGGAACAAAGTTGACCCTTGGGTTGGTCGAATTAAAACTAGTTGAGCGCGGTTTAAAAAATGTATCGTTAAATGTTGTAAAATCAGGAGATAAAATTCGTTTAGGATGTTTCAATATTGATTTTATAGGAACAAATCATAGTATTCCGGACTCGGTTGCTATAGCAATTAATACACCTGTTGGAACGGTTGTGCATACAGGCGATTTCAAAATTGACTATACACCGATAATAGGCGGAAGAACTGATTTTCATAAATTAGCGGAAATAGGAAAAAAAGGTGTACTGCTGATGATGGCTGATAGCACGAATGTAGAGCGTCAAGGCTATACAATGAGTGAGAAAACAGTGGGGAATACTCTACAGGAGATGTTTGCTACTGCAAAACAGCGTATTATAGTTGCTACATTTGCTTCGAATGTACATCGTGTACAGCAAATAATTGATGCTGCAGTTAAATACGAACGTAAAGTCGTTATTTCGGGCAGAAGTATGGTAAATGTAGCGAAAGTTGCAGGAGAATTGGGTTATTTAGATGTGCCTGAAGGGACAATTATAGATATTAATGAAATGAAACGTTATAATGATGATCAGATAGTAGTTATAACTACTGGTAGCCAAGGAGAACCTATGTCAGCGCTGTCTAGATTAGCAGCATCTATGCATAGAAAGATGGAGTTAGTTCCAGGAGATTTAGTAATTATATCTGCATCACCGATCCCAGGAAATCAAAAAGCTGTATCTAAAGTCATAAATCAGCTATTTAAAAAAGGTGCTGAAGTAATTTATGATGAGTTGGCGGACATTCATGTTTCGGGACATGCTTGTCAAGAAGAATTAAAAATGATGCATGCATTGCTTAGTCCTAAGTTTTTTATGCCAGTTCACGGAGAGTTTCGTCATTTGAAGAGACATGCTCAATTGGCTGAAGAGCTAGGAATGAAGAAGAATAATGTGTTTATAGGGAAGAATGGCTCGGTTCTTGAACTTACAAGACATAAAGGTCGTTTTTCAGGTTATGTAAACAGTGGAAATGTTTTGGTCGATGGATTAGGTGTCGGCGATGTAGGAAACATAGTTCTTAGAGATAGAAAACATTTATCAGAAGATGGGCTTATGGTGGTTGTTGTAACCATGGAAAATGGAAAAGTAGTTGCTGGTCCAGATATAGTGTCTAGAGGTTTTGTTTATGTAAGAGAATCGGAAGACTTAATTGATGAAGCTAGAAAAGTAGTTAGAAAAGCTTTAGAGGATTGTGAGGAAAAGAACATAACTGATTGGACTACTTTAAAGGGTAGCATTAGGGATAGCTTGAAGAATTTCATTTATGGAAAGATGCAAAGAAATCCTATGATATTACCTATTATAATGGAAATTTAA
- the mltG gene encoding endolytic transglycosylase MltG, translated as MLKKRKKKITKLQMFLYALLFLVVAGAWSFKFMIMDNDKPVATSENAVQKQIIIPDGSSSSKIASILKTSNLIRSEWAFKSYLKDTQIDRKLRPGTFELSNDMTFEQIADELTHGGKKKATKRFTIPEGYELSEIVELLTQKGFVDRDEFLKLVNNPEHLKEDYDFLEYIPEGHDLEGYLYPNTYDVYVDASTEDVLRKMLDGFQEIYSEILKDKIEAGGNLNDFITMASIVEREGKLDKERAKIASVFYNRIEQNMKFESCATIQYILRERKTRLLNSDLKVESPYNTYQHLGLPPGPIASPGRASIEAAINPEKTEYLFFVVNPEGESGSHNFAKTYKEFLKYKNIYKDSLQ; from the coding sequence TTGCTAAAGAAAAGGAAGAAAAAAATTACTAAATTACAAATGTTTTTATATGCGTTACTTTTCTTAGTGGTAGCTGGAGCTTGGAGTTTTAAATTTATGATTATGGATAATGATAAACCAGTAGCTACTTCTGAAAATGCGGTTCAGAAGCAAATAATAATACCAGATGGGAGTAGTTCTTCTAAGATTGCGAGTATACTTAAGACGTCGAATCTAATCAGAAGTGAGTGGGCTTTTAAGTCTTATTTAAAAGATACTCAAATAGATAGAAAACTTAGACCTGGAACTTTTGAATTGTCTAATGATATGACATTTGAACAAATAGCAGATGAACTCACTCATGGTGGAAAGAAAAAAGCTACCAAAAGGTTTACTATACCAGAAGGGTACGAGCTAAGTGAGATAGTCGAGTTATTGACTCAAAAAGGTTTTGTTGATAGAGATGAGTTTTTAAAATTAGTCAATAATCCAGAGCATTTAAAAGAGGATTATGACTTTTTAGAATATATACCAGAGGGTCATGATTTAGAAGGGTATCTTTATCCAAATACATATGATGTGTATGTTGATGCTAGCACAGAAGATGTACTTAGAAAAATGCTTGATGGTTTCCAAGAAATTTATTCTGAGATTTTGAAGGATAAAATTGAAGCAGGTGGTAATTTAAATGATTTTATAACTATGGCTTCCATTGTTGAAAGAGAAGGAAAATTAGATAAAGAGAGAGCAAAAATTGCATCAGTTTTTTACAATCGTATCGAGCAAAATATGAAGTTTGAATCGTGTGCAACGATACAATATATACTTAGAGAGAGAAAAACAAGATTGTTGAATTCAGATTTGAAGGTTGAGTCACCATATAATACTTACCAGCATTTGGGCTTGCCACCAGGGCCTATAGCCTCTCCTGGAAGAGCATCTATAGAGGCAGCGATAAACCCTGAAAAAACGGAATATTTGTTTTTTGTGGTTAACCCAGAAGGTGAATCAGGTAGTCACAATTTTGCTAAAACATACAAAGAATTTTTGAAGTATAAAAATATTTATAAAGATTCATTACAATAA
- a CDS encoding O-methyltransferase: protein MGKNINKDYIIDYLRTELPRMSGILYDMEKYAEEYNVPIIHPEVAQMIRVFLSMKKPNSILELGTAIGYSSIFMVKMQPSCKKLITIERSEMMIQRAKENIKKAELENIIEIKEGNVQDILPKLDGKFDVIFIDAAKSKYLEFLPYCLDRLSDDGVIISDNVLFKGMIATDMLVPKRQRTIVRKMREYLNVISHHEELETTIIPIGDGVAISHKKGLKGV, encoded by the coding sequence ATGGGAAAAAACATTAATAAAGATTATATAATTGATTATTTACGAACAGAGTTGCCACGAATGAGTGGCATCTTGTATGATATGGAAAAGTATGCAGAAGAGTACAATGTTCCAATCATCCATCCAGAAGTGGCACAGATGATTAGAGTTTTTTTATCGATGAAAAAACCAAATTCGATATTAGAACTTGGGACAGCGATAGGGTATTCTTCTATTTTTATGGTTAAAATGCAACCAAGTTGTAAAAAACTTATAACTATAGAGCGCTCGGAAATGATGATTCAAAGAGCAAAAGAAAATATAAAAAAAGCCGAGTTAGAGAATATAATAGAAATTAAAGAAGGAAATGTGCAGGATATATTACCCAAATTAGATGGCAAATTTGATGTTATATTTATCGATGCTGCTAAAAGTAAATATTTGGAATTTTTACCGTATTGTTTAGATAGGCTTAGCGATGATGGAGTTATAATATCAGATAATGTGTTATTTAAGGGTATGATTGCAACAGATATGCTAGTACCGAAAAGACAAAGAACTATAGTTAGAAAAATGAGAGAATATCTAAATGTTATTTCTCATCATGAAGAATTAGAAACTACTATTATACCAATAGGTGATGGTGTTGCGATATCGCACAAGAAGGGATTAAAAGGGGTGTAG